A window of the Tropheryma whipplei str. Twist genome harbors these coding sequences:
- a CDS encoding polyprenyl synthetase family protein, with the protein MLVSGIFLSDILDPSGSLSDDISPALDRVEDLLLETVGDCHEIVSHLLVSGGKRARPLLVLLTSCMGSGINDAVIRAAAGIELIHLGSLYHDDVMDNAYIRHGSITAHRLWGKSAAILAGDFLFAKAGVLGLNLDKRAIAVQTEAFQRMISGQLSETLGISDSLDPLEAYIEVSRGKTGSLIAASAQVGAILGDASPSTLEPLRDFGESIGVAFQLVDDVIDLSGKSGKTPGSDIRAGVMSLPILLLSNAAKDDRDSAVLLEEIERVRRHSGACGSDDYSSEMNAVLAHLRKHDVTARTLEIARTWGDKAKHALKKLPECAPRDALLAFVETVVSREF; encoded by the coding sequence ATGCTTGTGTCAGGTATTTTTCTGTCCGATATTCTTGATCCATCTGGCAGTCTGAGTGATGATATTTCTCCCGCTCTCGATAGGGTTGAAGATCTTCTGCTAGAAACCGTTGGTGATTGTCATGAAATAGTAAGCCATTTGCTTGTCAGTGGCGGCAAGCGCGCCCGTCCGCTTTTAGTTTTGCTCACATCTTGTATGGGTTCTGGCATTAATGATGCTGTTATACGTGCTGCCGCGGGGATTGAGTTAATACACCTGGGCTCTTTGTATCACGACGATGTTATGGATAATGCGTATATTCGTCATGGATCGATCACCGCACATCGTCTATGGGGTAAGTCTGCGGCTATTCTTGCGGGTGATTTTTTATTCGCCAAGGCAGGTGTGCTCGGTCTTAACCTTGATAAGCGTGCAATTGCGGTGCAAACTGAGGCATTTCAGAGGATGATATCGGGTCAGCTCAGTGAAACTTTGGGTATTTCTGACAGTCTTGACCCTCTTGAGGCTTATATAGAAGTTTCGAGAGGAAAGACAGGTTCTTTAATCGCCGCATCCGCTCAGGTTGGGGCGATTTTAGGTGATGCCAGCCCATCAACTCTTGAACCCCTGAGGGATTTTGGAGAGAGCATAGGGGTTGCTTTCCAGCTTGTTGACGATGTGATCGATCTTTCGGGTAAATCCGGCAAGACCCCTGGGAGTGACATACGCGCTGGTGTCATGAGTTTGCCGATTCTGCTTTTGAGTAACGCCGCGAAAGATGACAGAGACTCTGCGGTTTTGCTTGAGGAAATAGAGCGCGTGCGGCGGCATAGCGGCGCATGTGGGAGTGATGATTATTCGTCAGAGATGAACGCGGTTTTGGCGCATTTGCGTAAGCATGATGTGACCGCACGCACTCTGGAAATCGCGAGAACGTGGGGAGATAAGGCCAAACATGCGTTGAAAAAACTTCCTGAATGTGCCCCTCGTGATGCACTTTTGGCGTTTGTCGAAACGGTTGTTTCTCGTGAGTTTTAG
- a CDS encoding chorismate-binding protein has product MLPIEVEITRIGNMDRSDFKRQYIRKVLSWDFVYCTHSTMMRTQGRVLKINLDSYSAEARFEAAESLINEIHTKIQYTSENLNPIGLIVLFGFTFSPYSARPSFLAIPEQMFFWSDGVAWKIDATICHNLSEPSRIFKWPKSISFKMGDFRQEDYKHAITNVVNKLLNADISKVVLARDIIAEIHDDFDPEAHAIDLDEAIQRLMNTANGTVFVFDGLFGASPEVLLRTDGNSGFEVSILAGSMSANHPKHVIHNCAASPPYKALDETYLDEKLRLEHSFALNPTLERLSTLMNTAPTVNSYKIRRFTHITHVASFISGTFKPNISPLRALSHIHPTGAIAGEPRERALEIIKEIEPFDRELYGGAIGWIGQDSSCEFTLPIRCAQLNRGHIKAFAGCGIVKSSIPQKELEESTLKFKTIIDAIS; this is encoded by the coding sequence ATGCTTCCAATTGAAGTTGAAATAACAAGAATTGGAAATATGGATCGTAGCGACTTCAAGCGACAGTATATTCGCAAAGTATTGTCTTGGGATTTCGTATATTGTACACACAGCACGATGATGAGAACACAGGGCCGCGTGCTAAAAATAAATCTCGATTCCTATTCCGCCGAGGCTAGATTTGAGGCAGCCGAGTCGCTGATAAATGAAATACATACAAAGATACAGTACACGAGCGAAAATCTCAATCCGATTGGCCTTATCGTGCTATTCGGATTTACATTTTCGCCATATTCTGCCAGGCCGAGTTTTCTTGCAATACCAGAGCAAATGTTTTTTTGGAGCGACGGGGTTGCCTGGAAAATAGATGCAACGATTTGTCATAACCTCTCGGAGCCCTCTCGAATTTTCAAATGGCCAAAGAGTATTAGCTTTAAAATGGGAGATTTTAGACAAGAGGATTATAAACATGCCATTACCAATGTGGTAAACAAACTTTTAAATGCAGATATATCAAAGGTAGTTTTGGCGCGGGACATTATCGCAGAAATACATGATGATTTTGACCCTGAAGCACACGCAATCGACCTTGATGAGGCGATACAGAGACTTATGAATACGGCAAACGGCACGGTGTTTGTATTTGATGGACTATTCGGCGCTTCACCCGAGGTTCTGCTGAGAACAGATGGTAACTCTGGTTTTGAGGTCTCCATTCTTGCAGGCAGCATGTCTGCCAATCACCCCAAACATGTAATACATAATTGTGCGGCAAGCCCCCCTTACAAGGCTCTCGATGAGACATATCTCGATGAAAAGCTAAGGCTTGAACATTCCTTTGCGCTTAACCCAACCTTGGAGCGACTTAGCACACTCATGAACACAGCGCCAACGGTGAATTCCTACAAAATCAGGAGATTTACACACATAACCCATGTAGCGAGCTTTATATCCGGCACATTTAAGCCAAATATCTCCCCCTTGCGCGCATTGAGTCATATTCATCCAACAGGAGCAATTGCTGGAGAGCCCAGAGAAAGAGCGCTGGAAATAATCAAAGAGATAGAGCCATTTGACCGCGAGCTATACGGCGGGGCAATAGGGTGGATTGGGCAAGATAGCTCATGTGAGTTCACATTACCCATTCGATGTGCGCAGCTAAACAGGGGGCATATAAAAGCTTTTGCCGGGTGTGGAATAGTGAAGTCAAGCATCCCGCAAAAAGAACTTGAAGAAAGCACATTAAAGTTCAAAACAATTATTGACGCAATATCCTAG
- a CDS encoding ubiquinone/menaquinone biosynthesis methyltransferase: MVIHGKHTAEIRKMFNRVAQAYDRTNLVLSFLQDAHWRRAACKMLGVTAGEEVLDVGAGTGASTRTVARTGAAVTGIDISPRMLQIARNRCKRFQNITWRLTNGDLPFPDKSFDAILMVFCLRNVSNIQGFLCDAARVLKPGGRLVVCEFSHPRRFVAPFYRLYLRYVLPRLAKLISSDPAAYEYLTESIEDWYEVDELAFMLEQCGFQNTSWKRLSFGAVALHRALRGPE; this comes from the coding sequence ATGGTAATTCACGGCAAACACACGGCAGAGATTAGAAAAATGTTCAATAGGGTTGCCCAAGCCTACGATAGAACAAATCTTGTCTTGTCATTCTTACAGGATGCCCACTGGCGTCGGGCTGCTTGTAAGATGCTTGGGGTAACTGCCGGGGAAGAGGTGCTTGATGTCGGTGCTGGTACTGGCGCGAGCACCCGAACAGTTGCCAGGACCGGTGCTGCCGTCACAGGAATTGATATATCTCCCCGCATGCTCCAAATTGCACGCAATCGATGTAAAAGGTTTCAAAACATCACGTGGCGTCTCACCAATGGCGATCTGCCGTTCCCTGATAAGAGCTTCGACGCTATTCTAATGGTATTTTGTCTCAGAAATGTGTCCAATATTCAGGGATTCTTATGCGATGCTGCACGCGTCTTGAAGCCCGGTGGGCGGCTTGTAGTGTGCGAGTTCAGTCATCCCAGAAGGTTTGTTGCCCCGTTCTACAGGTTGTATCTCAGGTATGTCTTGCCCAGACTTGCAAAACTTATCTCGAGCGATCCTGCTGCATACGAATATCTTACAGAATCAATCGAGGATTGGTACGAGGTTGACGAGCTTGCGTTTATGCTTGAACAGTGTGGTTTTCAGAATACATCCTGGAAAAGGTTAAGCTTTGGGGCAGTTGCCTTGCATAGGGCGCTGCGTGGTCCGGAGTAG
- a CDS encoding FecCD family ABC transporter permease yields MVGSVFASLCVGLLFLSVSVGYTQTSFADMWSALTGNGDIELRQTILEWRLPRVLSAIFVGSSVALAGALFQSLTRNPLCSPDIIGFNAGAFAGVIIAAELFGGERTPSTLSALAGGFIVAILVYFLSLTRTFRGLRLVIVGISLNAIISSFNTYMKSIINVEISQNISIWGVGSLSLITWSDALLLYLTLIACVSLAVIVIPKMRVLEMGDDNAASLGVSARSTLTMMIVIAVVLTAVSTTVVGPISFVALTAPHIAKFLVGSKAINIFPTIAVGGFLLAASDLIARTIIAPSQLPTGVVTIVFGGAYLLYLSIRGANDYRR; encoded by the coding sequence GTGGTCGGGTCTGTTTTTGCATCTCTATGCGTGGGATTACTGTTTCTATCAGTCAGCGTTGGCTATACGCAAACCAGCTTTGCGGATATGTGGAGTGCATTAACTGGCAACGGAGATATCGAATTACGGCAAACAATTCTTGAATGGAGACTTCCGCGGGTGTTATCAGCAATTTTCGTTGGATCCTCTGTTGCCCTAGCCGGAGCACTGTTTCAGTCTCTAACGAGAAACCCTCTTTGCAGTCCAGATATTATTGGATTCAATGCGGGTGCATTTGCCGGGGTAATAATAGCTGCAGAGCTTTTTGGTGGAGAAAGAACACCGTCAACACTTTCAGCGCTAGCCGGTGGGTTTATTGTTGCCATTCTTGTATATTTCCTGAGCTTGACAAGAACATTTCGCGGGTTACGTTTAGTTATAGTCGGCATTAGCCTTAACGCAATAATCTCATCGTTCAATACCTACATGAAGTCAATTATCAATGTTGAAATCAGTCAGAACATAAGCATATGGGGTGTTGGAAGCCTGAGCCTAATAACGTGGAGTGACGCACTGCTCTTATACCTGACCTTGATTGCATGCGTCAGTTTGGCCGTTATTGTTATTCCTAAAATGCGAGTTCTTGAAATGGGCGATGACAATGCCGCAAGCCTGGGCGTTTCAGCAAGAAGTACATTGACAATGATGATTGTCATTGCGGTTGTATTGACTGCGGTTTCAACGACAGTGGTTGGCCCAATCAGTTTTGTGGCCCTTACCGCTCCGCATATCGCAAAGTTTCTTGTTGGCAGTAAGGCAATTAATATTTTCCCAACTATAGCTGTTGGAGGGTTCTTATTGGCCGCATCAGATCTAATTGCAAGAACAATTATCGCACCGTCGCAATTACCAACCGGGGTCGTGACAATTGTATTTGGCGGGGCGTATCTGCTTTATCTATCTATCAGGGGAGCAAATGATTACCGTCGATAA
- a CDS encoding ABC transporter ATP-binding protein, giving the protein MITVDKLSFSYGKNKVLHDISIEIKRGSFIAIIGANGCGKSTFLRSIAGLNRFEGDILLDKQHIRRLKPKNLAKHIAFLPQQVNLPEGLTIADLVSRGRYPHQSILHRWTKTDEEVVKESLQAVQASHISQRAIEAVSGGQRQRALIAMVLAQQTRILLLDEPTTFLDIAYQYEILELLASLNRESKTIICSLHDLNQAARYASHLFVMGEGRIIASGEPKKVITENLIENAFGLKSRIIDDPESNTPMIIPRKSENLKRL; this is encoded by the coding sequence ATGATTACCGTCGATAAGCTTTCGTTTTCTTACGGAAAAAACAAGGTTCTGCACGACATAAGCATAGAGATAAAACGGGGCTCTTTTATCGCAATTATTGGCGCTAATGGCTGTGGCAAATCAACTTTTTTACGCTCTATTGCCGGACTAAATAGATTTGAAGGGGATATTCTCCTTGACAAGCAGCATATTCGAAGGTTAAAGCCTAAGAATTTGGCCAAGCATATCGCTTTCCTACCTCAACAGGTTAATCTCCCGGAAGGGCTAACCATAGCGGATCTTGTGAGCAGGGGGCGATATCCCCATCAAAGCATTCTGCATAGATGGACGAAAACTGATGAAGAAGTTGTAAAAGAGTCCCTTCAAGCGGTTCAGGCCTCACATATTTCACAACGAGCCATTGAAGCCGTTTCGGGCGGACAGCGCCAGAGGGCCTTGATAGCAATGGTATTAGCTCAGCAGACTCGTATTCTCTTACTCGACGAACCAACGACGTTTCTTGATATAGCTTATCAATATGAGATTCTTGAACTTTTAGCATCTCTCAACAGAGAAAGCAAAACTATCATTTGCTCATTACACGACCTTAACCAAGCTGCAAGATATGCATCTCACCTGTTTGTGATGGGAGAAGGCCGGATCATTGCCTCGGGCGAACCAAAAAAAGTTATAACAGAAAACTTGATAGAAAATGCATTTGGCTTGAAATCAAGAATAATAGATGATCCTGAATCTAATACACCCATGATTATTCCCCGCAAATCTGAGAATTTGAAACGATTGTAA
- a CDS encoding iron-siderophore ABC transporter substrate-binding protein: MFGRKLLGALVALSLLTGCFGGKGDSESSSVLSKVETVFGEVTIPRPKGHDLRVVALGWSDAEAALAVGIKPVAVYDWISFGNKGVGPWAEGLFGDVKPEVISRGTDGLNWEQIHNLKPDLILNVRSNNDEKTYKRLSQIAPTVYGPPGTKSWVLNWRDQQRQVAKALGRVKEGEEAIKKTEKAIKDAQDPLYRGLKGAFVAKFAEYGVYLPGDGRWDLMQELGFTLEPKINELPKAGFYAKIPTDKLSWVDTDVLIVISIGTDDITKDALLSSLKAAKEGRVIYANKDLANVLSASSALSIREAIKRISDKLREIAKKLRNK, encoded by the coding sequence GTGTTCGGTAGGAAGTTACTTGGTGCGCTTGTTGCGCTCTCTCTATTGACAGGCTGTTTTGGCGGTAAAGGTGACTCTGAGTCGTCTTCTGTTTTGTCAAAAGTTGAGACGGTGTTTGGTGAAGTTACCATACCAAGACCAAAGGGTCATGATCTTAGGGTTGTAGCCCTCGGATGGTCCGATGCTGAAGCAGCCCTTGCTGTGGGAATAAAGCCTGTTGCGGTGTATGACTGGATTAGCTTTGGCAATAAGGGTGTTGGCCCTTGGGCCGAGGGGCTGTTTGGTGATGTGAAGCCAGAAGTTATCTCCCGCGGCACGGATGGATTGAACTGGGAGCAGATACATAATCTAAAACCTGATTTAATCCTGAATGTCCGCAGCAATAACGATGAAAAAACTTATAAGCGGTTGAGTCAGATTGCCCCAACGGTATATGGACCTCCGGGGACAAAGTCATGGGTGTTAAATTGGAGGGATCAGCAAAGGCAGGTTGCCAAGGCTCTTGGGCGCGTAAAAGAGGGTGAAGAGGCTATCAAGAAAACTGAGAAAGCCATTAAAGATGCTCAGGATCCGCTCTATAGGGGATTAAAAGGGGCATTTGTAGCGAAATTCGCGGAGTATGGTGTGTATCTTCCGGGTGATGGTCGCTGGGATCTTATGCAAGAGCTCGGCTTTACACTTGAGCCAAAAATAAACGAGTTACCAAAGGCGGGTTTCTATGCCAAAATACCAACTGACAAACTAAGCTGGGTAGATACTGATGTGCTAATTGTTATCAGCATCGGAACTGACGATATAACCAAAGATGCTTTACTGAGTTCTCTGAAAGCGGCAAAAGAGGGAAGGGTTATATACGCCAACAAAGACTTAGCCAATGTCCTGAGCGCATCAAGCGCACTCAGCATTCGTGAGGCCATCAAGCGCATTAGCGATAAGCTGCGCGAGATTGCCAAGAAGCTTCGTAATAAGTGA
- a CDS encoding ArsR/SmtB family transcription factor gives MLFRIFVLLRTCMGLSRKNAQSAEKLFKCLASASRLKILFVLLESEKSVGDITVDCDMSQPLVSQHLRHLRDNNLVYTKRHGKQVYYSIADEHIKHVVADCIQHVQHET, from the coding sequence TTGCTCTTTAGGATATTTGTTTTATTACGGACATGCATGGGCTTATCTAGGAAAAACGCGCAGAGCGCAGAAAAACTTTTCAAATGCCTTGCATCCGCGTCAAGACTCAAGATACTGTTCGTTTTGCTTGAATCTGAGAAGTCAGTGGGTGACATAACTGTGGATTGTGATATGAGTCAGCCCCTTGTCTCTCAGCATTTGCGCCATCTTAGGGATAATAACTTGGTTTATACAAAAAGACACGGAAAGCAAGTTTATTATTCGATAGCAGATGAGCATATAAAACATGTTGTTGCTGATTGCATACAGCATGTTCAGCACGAAACATAA
- a CDS encoding FecCD family ABC transporter permease, with the protein MSLVFGSVVIVGLCYLALFLDGSSVGQLIDAVFGGGDDFKDVVLRDFRVPRILLAILVGAALSVAGAIMQVVTRNPLADPGLLGITHGAYLAIVLGFLVGYVTPFWNLLIVPLLGASIAAGLVYFIGNIVTPGQLILVGVALTALISGLARSVALINQDIFDVIRHWAVGSLDYKKIDTVYISFPLILAGILIALMMMSSLNVLSIDKDISKSLGVGKTALWSYIAVIALSAGSTAAVGPISFLALAAAHISRVISGPNLLRIIPLCLITGPIVLLTADTLGRVLTPTGLDAGVVVPFLGAPILIFLSRKVKVF; encoded by the coding sequence TTGAGTTTAGTATTCGGCAGCGTCGTTATTGTCGGGCTTTGTTATTTGGCCCTTTTTCTCGATGGCTCAAGCGTCGGTCAATTGATTGACGCGGTGTTCGGGGGTGGAGACGACTTCAAAGATGTAGTCCTGCGAGATTTTAGAGTTCCTCGTATCTTGCTGGCAATTCTTGTTGGGGCAGCACTCTCAGTTGCTGGCGCAATTATGCAAGTGGTTACCCGGAATCCATTGGCCGATCCGGGGCTGCTTGGAATAACTCATGGGGCATATCTTGCGATTGTCCTTGGGTTTTTGGTTGGCTATGTAACGCCTTTCTGGAATTTGCTGATCGTTCCTCTGTTGGGTGCCTCAATTGCTGCTGGGCTTGTTTATTTTATTGGGAATATTGTCACTCCGGGGCAATTGATCTTGGTCGGAGTTGCATTAACCGCGCTGATTAGCGGACTGGCACGTTCGGTGGCGTTAATAAATCAGGATATTTTTGACGTGATCCGCCACTGGGCAGTTGGGTCACTCGATTACAAAAAAATCGACACGGTGTACATATCATTTCCTCTCATCCTGGCCGGAATACTAATCGCACTTATGATGATGAGCTCACTGAATGTTTTGTCAATTGATAAAGACATATCAAAATCGCTTGGCGTTGGAAAAACTGCACTGTGGTCATATATTGCAGTTATAGCGCTTAGCGCAGGATCTACCGCGGCAGTCGGTCCGATTAGTTTCTTGGCGCTTGCAGCGGCACATATCTCCCGGGTTATATCAGGACCCAATTTGCTCAGAATTATTCCTCTTTGTTTGATAACTGGCCCGATTGTGTTACTGACTGCAGACACGCTTGGTCGGGTTCTAACACCAACCGGACTAGACGCTGGAGTGGTTGTGCCTTTCTTGGGTGCGCCCATTCTGATTTTCCTGTCAAGAAAGGTAAAAGTCTTTTGA
- a CDS encoding ABC transporter substrate-binding protein, whose translation MFGRKLLGALVALSLLTGCFGGKGDSESSSVLSKVETVFGEVTIPRPKGHDLRVVALGRADAEAALAVGIKPVAVLDAFNIGGKGVGPWAEGLFGDVKPTVMSFSTDGLNWEQIKAFKPDVILDVRSKNDEKTYKRLSQIAPTVYGPKNSKDYQPYQIPWRDQQRQVAKALGRVKEGEEAIKKTEKAIKDAQDPLYRGLKAALVVQRPSGYGVFAESTRQWDLIRELGFTLEPRVTELFDGRHAGKDIPSGKLNLIDTDVIVVTVKRGIRKAANHNDPLIASLKASKEGRIIYGSDEFNLALIAGSVLSIPEAIKFLSDKLREIAKKLRNK comes from the coding sequence ATGTTCGGTAGGAAGTTACTTGGTGCGCTTGTTGCGCTCTCTCTATTGACAGGCTGTTTTGGCGGTAAAGGTGACTCTGAGTCGTCTTCTGTTTTGTCAAAAGTTGAGACGGTGTTTGGTGAAGTTACCATACCAAGACCAAAGGGTCATGATCTTAGGGTTGTAGCCCTAGGGCGGGCTGATGCTGAAGCAGCCCTTGCTGTGGGAATAAAGCCTGTTGCGGTTCTTGATGCATTCAATATCGGCGGTAAGGGTGTTGGCCCTTGGGCCGAGGGGCTGTTTGGTGATGTGAAGCCAACGGTTATGTCTTTTTCAACAGATGGATTGAACTGGGAACAAATAAAGGCATTCAAGCCGGATGTTATTTTGGATGTCCGAAGCAAAAACGATGAAAAAACTTATAAGCGGTTGAGTCAGATTGCCCCAACGGTATATGGACCAAAAAACTCCAAGGACTACCAGCCATACCAGATTCCCTGGAGGGATCAGCAAAGGCAGGTTGCCAAGGCTCTTGGGCGCGTAAAAGAGGGTGAAGAGGCTATCAAGAAAACTGAGAAAGCCATTAAAGATGCTCAGGATCCGCTCTATAGGGGATTAAAAGCTGCCCTTGTTGTGCAGAGACCCTCAGGCTACGGCGTGTTTGCGGAATCTACGAGACAGTGGGATCTTATTAGAGAATTGGGCTTTACGCTTGAGCCACGGGTGACTGAGCTCTTTGACGGGCGTCACGCCGGAAAAGATATTCCCTCGGGTAAGTTAAACCTAATTGACACGGATGTGATTGTCGTAACAGTTAAGCGCGGGATTAGAAAAGCAGCTAATCACAATGATCCTCTTATTGCTTCTCTAAAGGCCTCAAAAGAGGGAAGGATCATATACGGGTCTGATGAATTCAATCTGGCTCTTATTGCGGGTTCAGTACTCAGTATTCCTGAAGCAATAAAGTTCCTTAGCGATAAGCTGCGCGAGATTGCCAAGAAGCTTCGTAATAAGTGA
- a CDS encoding FAD-dependent oxidoreductase, producing MARIAVVGAGPAGIYSANLLLADESVERVDVFEALPAPYGLVRYGVAPDHPRIKSVVSTLSDMLETPRMRLFCGVHFGQHLSLEDIKQRYNAVIFATGALRGARLDIPGIDARNSFSAADFVAWYDGHPDYPRTWPLSAKSVGIIGNGNVALDIARILVKQPEELETTEIPDNVYEDLKSSALSDVHIFGRRGPFDVKFTPLELRELGEVNGVDIVLNEDDFQVKPDRLVKQMIIIDRVFSSWRARSGTSSTRRLHFHFYSVPKRVVVRDNCVSGLEYQQLRPTIDACDCVAPPRDSDTRHEVVELDALYTAIGYYGSPLSDLPFDDISGIIPNDRGRVIIEGKPLRGCYVTGWIKRGPVGLIGHTKSDAIETIVSMRQDKTAWWKPDTDSDISDLLGSRGVNFTGVSGWRKLDAHEIYLGSLSGKTRKKVVPREEMYYISSRGSPS from the coding sequence TTGGCGAGGATTGCGGTAGTAGGTGCAGGTCCAGCGGGGATATATTCTGCCAATCTTCTTCTTGCCGATGAATCCGTTGAGCGCGTTGATGTTTTTGAGGCATTACCAGCGCCTTATGGCCTTGTAAGGTATGGTGTTGCACCTGATCATCCGAGGATAAAGAGTGTTGTAAGCACCCTCAGTGACATGTTAGAGACACCCCGTATGCGCCTTTTTTGCGGTGTGCATTTCGGGCAACATCTTTCTTTAGAGGATATAAAACAACGGTACAATGCAGTTATTTTTGCAACAGGCGCCCTCCGTGGGGCTAGACTCGATATTCCGGGAATTGATGCCAGGAATAGCTTTTCTGCGGCTGACTTTGTTGCCTGGTATGACGGGCATCCGGATTACCCACGGACATGGCCTTTGTCAGCAAAATCAGTTGGCATAATCGGTAACGGCAATGTTGCGCTGGATATTGCGCGAATTCTAGTAAAACAGCCTGAAGAACTAGAAACAACCGAAATACCCGACAATGTCTATGAAGATTTGAAGAGTTCTGCATTGTCTGACGTACACATATTTGGCCGTCGTGGGCCTTTTGACGTAAAGTTTACCCCCCTCGAACTCAGAGAACTCGGCGAAGTAAACGGTGTGGATATTGTTCTTAATGAAGATGATTTTCAGGTAAAGCCTGATCGCCTGGTCAAGCAAATGATCATAATCGATCGTGTCTTTTCCTCATGGAGGGCTCGCTCCGGTACATCCTCAACCAGGCGATTGCACTTTCACTTTTACTCGGTTCCCAAGCGGGTTGTTGTTCGGGATAATTGCGTTTCTGGACTTGAGTACCAACAGCTGCGCCCCACGATAGATGCTTGCGATTGTGTTGCGCCCCCGCGTGATAGTGACACGCGTCATGAGGTGGTAGAGCTTGATGCGCTTTATACGGCAATTGGATATTATGGCTCACCCCTTTCCGACTTACCTTTTGATGATATTAGTGGCATTATTCCAAATGACCGCGGCAGGGTAATTATCGAGGGTAAGCCACTTAGGGGATGTTACGTAACGGGCTGGATAAAGCGGGGCCCTGTTGGACTGATTGGTCATACAAAGAGTGATGCCATCGAGACAATAGTCAGTATGCGGCAGGATAAAACTGCCTGGTGGAAGCCAGATACTGACTCTGATATATCAGACCTATTGGGTAGCAGGGGTGTGAACTTCACGGGTGTTAGCGGTTGGCGCAAGCTTGATGCGCACGAAATATATCTCGGCAGTCTCTCAGGTAAAACACGTAAAAAGGTAGTTCCACGGGAAGAAATGTATTACATTTCTTCCCGTGGAAGCCCTTCGTAA